AAAAAGCTGCTCATGGTTGCCGGAGGGATAGGCGTTGCGCCGCTGGTAGCGCTGGCAGAGAGAGCTATCGATGAAGGCCTTTCAGTAAAACTGCTGCTCGGGGCTAGGACATCTTCCCATCTCTATGCCGAAGCGATAGAGAATGTGGAAATCATCCAGGTCACCGAGGACGGATCGGCGGGGAAGAAGGGAATGGCAACCGATTTGTTAGCCTCTCTTGCGCCCTGGGCCGACCAGATATTCGCCTGCGGCCCAATCTCCATGTATCGGGCGATGGCGAATATGAAAGCCGATCTTGGCAACAAGCCCGTGCAGGTCACTCTGGAGCAGATAATGGGTTGCGGAGTAGGGGCCTGCCGCGGCTGCGCCGTGCCGACAGTGCGGGGAATGAAGATGGTATGCAATGACGGCCCCGTCTTCGATTTACGGGAAATAGTGTGGGAAGAGATGAAGGAGCCTTTTATCGACAGGCTCACGAGATCGATCTGAGAACAATCGTCTGATCTCTGCCCGGACCCACGGAGACCAGGTCAACCCGTGCGCCGATGACTTCCTCAATTCGTTTCAAATAGCGCTGCGCTTCTTTGGGAAGAGCCCCAAATTTCAAGATGTCCCTAGTTGGTTTTTGCCAACCCGGCATCTCCTCGTAAACGGGATCACACTTCTCCAGCATGGCGAAACTGGCAGGCGGGATTTTCAGAACATCGCCTTCGAGCTTATAGCCGGTACATATTTTCACCGTGGGCATGGTATCGAGGATATCGAACTTGGTGATGGCCACTCCTGTAAAACCATTCAGCCGGGAGCTGAAGCGCGCCGCTACCC
The DNA window shown above is from Dehalococcoidia bacterium and carries:
- a CDS encoding dihydroorotate dehydrogenase electron transfer subunit, with amino-acid sequence MELMKQIASRIISCAETMPRTYLIWVHAPEIAAEACPGQFVTIRCGEGFEPLLRRPLSIHRIKDGNLALLFGVVGKGTEWLSRQSAGSSLDILGPLGNGFQIRKESKKLLMVAGGIGVAPLVALAERAIDEGLSVKLLLGARTSSHLYAEAIENVEIIQVTEDGSAGKKGMATDLLASLAPWADQIFACGPISMYRAMANMKADLGNKPVQVTLEQIMGCGVGACRGCAVPTVRGMKMVCNDGPVFDLREIVWEEMKEPFIDRLTRSI